A window from Penicillium oxalicum strain HP7-1 chromosome VIII, whole genome shotgun sequence encodes these proteins:
- a CDS encoding Small nuclear ribonucleoprotein G, with the protein MPQAQPELKKYMEKRVFCQLNGNRKVIGVLRGYDVFMNIVLDEAFEEKAGGEKVSIGMVVIRGNSVVMLEALERINEK; encoded by the exons ATGCCTCAAGCACAGCCTGAATTGAAAAAG TACATGGAGAAGCGGGTCTTCTGCCAATTGAACGGCAACCGCAAAGTGATTGGAGTCCTCCGTGGCTATGAT GTTTTCATGAACATCGTGCTCGATGAAGCCTTCGAGGAGAAAGCAGGCGGAGAAAAGGTCTCCATTGGCATGGTC GTCATCCGTGGAAACTCCGTGGTCATGCTCGAAGCCTTGGAGCGCATTAACGAAAAATAA